A stretch of DNA from Manihot esculenta cultivar AM560-2 chromosome 7, M.esculenta_v8, whole genome shotgun sequence:
aaaataaaacctttattttaaattaattggcGAGAGGTGTactaagaaattttattttagaaagaagtgctaaattcaaaaaaaaaaaaaaaaaaacaatgttgAAAGGTTAGTACAGTGATTTGATTTGGAGAGGTTAGTTTCGTGATTTGATTTGGAAAGAAGTGCTCCGTGTGAGGTTGGTAAAAAGTGCATCAGCAATTGTTGCAGTGAGGAGAAATGCTTCACAAATTAATAGTTAGAGAGAAATACTCCatccataaaatttaaattttgagaaaattttgaattaaaggaAAGTATTTgagattttaattcaaattttcaaatatttattttgatattcagttattgttttttattattctagattttttattattcaaacaAACTATAAGATTTGttaagatattttaaaatttttttaagttttgaattttaattgtaGCCTATATAAAGaaatattaatttcaattttaacaaGAGAGTTCTTAGCAGAATTCTTTCTTCGGTtctctatttttcttctttttctttcctaaTATTATGATTCAAATTCTCAACATAAACAAAACATTAAATAAAACTTAAGTAAAAAAGTCTCATCAGTCAACAATTTCCATTGCTTTTCATCCAACAGCAAAAATCAAATGCTGAGGAAGCCCTTCTCCTTCAAGCTTTCAATAGTGTCCTTCAAACTAACCTCCAAAGGAATGAAGTCAATACCCAAAGTTTTCGCTTTTTCCTTGGATACCCCAGACTTTGTTAAGTAATTCAATCCGGAGCCACATCTGCAACTCAGATGATATTCcatgattaaattaatcattCAAAACAACTATTTCTCAGTAATccaaataattataaaacttAGCCATTCATATAGCTGGTCCAACATGAGCatgcaaaaatataaaaaaaccaTACTTTTTTGGAAGGTGCAATGTAAGATAATGTTGCTGCACAATCTTCAGAACCTCAGAGAAGTGAACGTCGCTTTCAATTAAACAATATCTGCCACTAGCTGAAGGAATCTCCAAAGCTTGAATATGTGCATATGCAACATCTCTCACATCGATGGATCTATAATATGCATCAGGATACTCTTGAGCTCCTCCTACCCAAAAAACAAAATCAACTGATTGTTACATAATAAATCATGTAATATTGTGTGATTAAATTAATGCTAAAATGTCAAGATATTTGGTAATCAAATGGACATGTCTTCTTATGTTGCTGGAGCACACCATTTATGAGATTGAAAAGTATCTCGATTGAGCTATTAATAGTTGGCTGCAAAAGAGGACCAAGGACAAACACTGGATGTATTGTAACAAAATCCATCTTGTTGTTTTTTGCAAATTCCCAAGCAGCCTGCTCAGCTAACGTTTTCCCAAGTTGATACCAGAGCtggagaaagaaaagaccaaattaTCTCATAAACAAAACAGTTAAAGATATAAAATCAAGTTGATTTCATTGTATCATCACAACCATCCAATTGGGATGGGTAAATTAGAAGTAATCAAGATTGATATGCTCAAGGACAAACCATGATGGTCAGATATCCCTTTTTCATCTTCTTTTACCCTTTACCCCTTGTTTAGGGTGATTCATCTTGCAAGAAAAGAGTTCAAATGAATTCTTACAAAATTATGCAAGAATTTGACCTCTTTTAAAatgacaattttttaaattaaaaaagtttgatTTCACTCATTCCGTACaaaaaaattgatagaaaaaaaaaatcaattgaattgaattctggTGAAATTCTTGATTCCAAACAGAGGGTTAAGCAATTAATTTCAGGGCCAAAAGATAATGAGTAGCATTTTAATAGAAGACAAACCTTCCGTTTTGCACAAACAGCTGGATCTGAAAACCAAGTCTCATCAACAACTACATCAGGGGCCAGAATTTTTCCATTGTATGGAAGAGAAGCGAATGAAGATGTTATAATCACTCTCTTGATAGAAGGAACTTTTGCACAAGATCGAAGAACATTTAGAGTTCCCTTCACTGCAGGATCAACTAGTTCTGCCTGACACATCGAAATAGCCGGTGGCGAACAGTTACatcaacataataaaataacaCAGATAGTGCACAAGTTATTATAGAGAAATATGAGAAAATGTAATGCCAAATGACAACAGAACAGTCAGAAATTGCAGTTTAGGTCCAAAGGGAGGAACTCTATCACATATAAAGGCAGTGAAAAGGTTGTCAAAGATGATGGACCTGAGGATCCGCATTGGCTTGAAGAGATACAGGGGAAGCTGTGTGGAAAACAGCTTCACAACCATCAACTGCAGCATCAAAAGATCCTTCTTGCAATAAATCAGCTTTGAGCAAGTGAAGCCTTTCCTTGGCTCCCTCGAGTGCAAGCAAGTGTGCAGTTTTCTTCAGATCATCTGGGGTACAGAATACAGATTCAATGAACTGAAGTATGAGTCCAATGAGAACATTGAAAGTTAAAGAAACACTAAAACAAGCAAACTAATTTAAGATTTCACATCAGTTTAGTAGAAGTTTACTCATATGCTAGTATCTTGCTTTCTTTCCATCGTCCTTGCTTGGTGTTTAAAATAATGATACATGAAAAGTTTAAGTCATTTAGCTACTCAATCGAAGTGAGGGCTGATTCAATTCATTCTTAACAAGCAAACAGCAggatataaaattatcaataatcAACAAAACCACATAAAAAAGTGCTATAAGCAATTAAATACCCATGAAATTGTATAAAATGAAGTCAAAACCAGAAGTAAAACATAAAAGATTAGATCCACAGCCGCACAGCCACAACCAAAGTCACTATAAAATCAAACCCTCATTCAAAGAAATTAAGATTCACCAATGACCCAACTGAGCTTGTAGGAAAAAAAAGAGACAGATGGGGAGGGATTTACTTGGATTACGAACAGTGGCCTTGACAGTGTAAGCTCTTTGAAGCAAGAATTTGATTAGCCAGGAGGCTATGTAACCAGACCCTCCTGTCACACAGCCACCTTTCCTTCTCCActcattttttctttgaattagtTCTAAAAAAGGTCTAATCTTTGCAAGCAAAATAGATgccaaagattttttttttttttttttttccaaaaaagtgCTAAAGACTAGGTAATTTACAGCCAAGTCACAGTCCCCTGCTTAAAATCTGGATAGCTACtggtaaattatttatttaataatctcACCTAACATCACAATATGGTTtacaaaaagaaatcaataataaaataaaaatagaaagtgGAACCACCAGCTACTATGACGGAGCTGCCACCAACAGTACCTCAgaaagcagaaaaaaaaaaaaaaaaaaaaaaaccgatTCAAGCAAAATACCGGCAATCCCAGAAAGCATTGAGCTGGATTTGGAGGCGGTATAAACCCAGATAATGACTGCAAACACAGGCCGAAGAGCTGAATTAATAAGATCGGCATTTGAAGCCGCTGCTTTGTCTTTGTCGGAAGAATGAGATTGAGCAAGAGAAAGGATTCGAGGGAGATGTAGTAGGCGAATCAGATTTGCCAGTGAATTTCAATTCTGAAATTATATTAGATGGAAATTATATGAAATCCAATCGAATTATACCATTTAATTATATCAAACAAAAAGggtaaaattcattttaaatgaattctataattaaacaaaatactatgttaataattttataataattctaTAATGTATTTGAGTAACGTTTACTCTTTCAATTTCTAATtctgtttaaaaaattattattattaaattattaattatctcTGAATAGTTCAGACTAACGTGTGATGTAtacaaaagaaaagatagtataactataaataaatatttaatatttaacttaaaattttatggtttttgggACGActctaattttattgtaataaaacttattgatatatatattaaaaattttataaaaatttaatttaattcactttaattctattgtttttatagtttgaaataaaaattttaatttttttaattaataaaattttcattttttttaattttaaaaaaacgtataagaatttatttgggTTCTTTTCCAACAAAATGAACCTGGACAAATGAAAGGATAAAAGTAGAAAATTTTCCGATGTATATTAAATTCAACACAATCCGTACATTTTCCAATCGGTTACATTTTAATAAACTGGACTTCCTGCACATAGAAAATCCTTGTGGAAATGAAAAAGAACATAACAGATTTCATTATTAGCATTACTTCATATTTTAATGCAAAAGCCTTCTCATCTTCACATCTGCTAACCAAGAACATCATGCACCACAATTTCTACAACTGTCAAATCCTGTATCACTCAAAaggtaaaaaaaagaaagaaaaaagattaCTTTTCAGGAAGATGCAGAGCGGGGTATTGTTCATGAACAATCTTCAAGAACTCGGAGAAATGTACAACTTTTCCGACTAAACAATATCTGCCATTAGCAGAAGCTTGTTCAAAAGCTTGAATATGTGCAGATGCAACATCTCTAACATCGACAAATCTGTAAATTTCATTAGGAAATGTTTCTCCTGCATGCAAGGAACCCACAATTCACAAAGAATGGACATGTTAGAGATCATTACATTTAAAGACAGAACACTGAGAAAGAGTTTACCATTTATGTAGTTTAGAATAACCTCCACAGTGACATTTAGAGTTGGCTGTAAGAAAGGACCAATTACAAATCCTGGATGTATTGTGACAATGTCAATTCCACTTTCTTCTGCAAATTTTGAGGCAGCTTTCTCAGCTATGGTTTTTGCATACAGATACCAATGCTAGAAAACCCAGAAAAATTAATACAAACCCATAAAAAGTGTAATGCTAGCTATTGAAACAAGGTTCTGATAGTGACCAAtgtgaatctagagcttgcagAAGCTGTGGTAGTTTGAATTTCAGGCAACATATTCTCACCTTTATTGACTCGCAATAGGTAGGATCTGAAAACCAAGTCTCATCAATTACCACATCAGGTATCATAGGCTTTCCGTCGAACATAACTGATGCCATTGAAGATGTTATGATCACTCTCTTGAGAGAAGGGACTTTTGTACATGAACGTTTAGAGTTCCCTTCACTGCAGGATCAATCAGTTCTGCCTGAAAATATTGGCTAACACTGAATCAATGGGTTGTGACAAACCCATTGTACTAAAAAGACACGCACTTATAACCGCAATAAAAGAGAGAAATTCGACTGTAAGGTCTACACCTGTGGATCATTTGTACAAAAGAGTGGACAAGCTGTGTGAAATACACCTTCACATCCATCAATGGCGGAATCAAAAGATCCATCTTCCAGTAAATTTGCTTTGAACAAGAAGAGTCTCTCCTTAGCTCCATCAAGTGCAAATAGGTGTTCAGTTTGCTTTAAATCATCTATACAACAGATGTATAATCAGACTCCTTAATGGGCAAGTTGGAAACCTACCAGTGGTGAAAACTTGATTTTAACTCACTGATTTGGGGTGATaagattaaaaaaacaaaatccaTAACTcaaattttgaagattttaatcagaaaccaGAAATATCATCCTGACTTTATCACACTGAGATCAAAAGAAACAAAACAGAATAAATAAGGAGATGGATACTAACTTAGATCAAGAACAGTGGCTTTCACTGTATATCCATGATGGAGCAAGAACTTGACCAGCCACGATGCTATGTAACCTGACCCTCCCGTTACACATACTACTTTTCCTTCTCTAttcattctcttcttctctcatTAACTAATGTGCAACTCCATTTTCTTGTACAGCTCaaagatttactaaaatgaaAATCTTATATGAACCGACGGTAATAATTTGGTCAATTATCATTGTTGTAGAATTATGATGAAGTTGTTAGATTGGTCCACAAACAAACATGTCAGATGATGTTGATCCTTTTTGTCATATAGTCATCTAGATTATATAATAGACaatgcaatttttttaattattcatttttcTGTTTGGTTCCCTGGAAATATAGACAAAAGCACAGAATATGAACTTGAAGAATTTGATAAGAGAAGATGCTCTACAAGCTGTGAGATTGGATCATCCCAAAAAGCTTGCTGCCCCTGTTAAGCTCAAATCTTTGAGTTTATCATAATAAATAGTTTCAATTTGAGTTTTTATTACTATTAATGTTTTTATCCCTCGTCATCATATTTATCTCTTGACTAAatggataaattaatataaaagcaAAATGCCTTTAACAATTTTTTTGTCCATCAATTAACACAACTCCATTGATCAAGCTTGCGGCCCCTGTCACTCATCTTTACTCATCACCTATTCACCTTTCTCCTCTTACACAACACAACTCCATTGATCAAATCTCCATTTTCTCTACAAATGTAAATCTTCTCTAAAACCATGGTTAGCAATTGATTCCTCTAAAAATGCCATTTTcattctcaatcaaatcttCATTTCCTTTAAAAATCTCAATTTTCTCTTTAAATGTCAATCCTCTCCCAACCGGTTAGTTCTCATCCTCAACTCCGATACCACTTGATATCTCCATCTATGAGATTATGGTTCTCAAGCCACCATTGCTCGTTACTCTCCCAGTGGCTGGGAGAGTGGATCGCCTCTGCTGATGTCTCTAGTACTATCAAAATTTAGAAGGCTTATAATTATCATTTGTTGAACCATTGCTCGTTACCCTCCCAATGGCGAGTGGATCGCCTCTGCTGATGTCTCTAATACTATCAAAAAAATTGTTATGAGTTTAATCTACAATTGGGAATTTGTCAAAGGTTTAAAGAAGCCTTTTGCAtagtataaattaatattttttccaGCTGCAGGTACATCACCTCTGGTGCTTACTTCCTAGACATGAAGGCCTCAACTGTGGCCAGCAACAATGACTAAATAAAATAAGTTGCAGGTTTCTGACTAGCATGTAAAATAATCCAAGTCAAAAACTAACTAAGTTCTTCTCCTTCAAGCTTTCAACAGTGTCCTTCAAACTTACGTCGAGAGGAGTAAACTTGACGCCTAGACTCTCTGCTCTCTTTTTGGATACTTGATATTTCGTCGAGGGTGGCTTGTCATCTGCGCATCTGCAATCGATAAAAATGGATACAAGCTCATCTCTGTCCGTTATGTAGACAATGGGTAAAATGGAATGATGTATGTTATCTAAGAAACTTACTCTTTAGGAAGCTTGAGTTCAGGGAAAAGTTTGTGCAAAATCTCCAGAGTCTCAGAAGAGTGTACAACTGACCCAACTAAACAATATCTTCCAGAAGCTGAAGAATTCTCAAAGGCATAAATGTGTGCATTGGCAACATCTCTGACATCAACCCATCTGAATGTTGTATTTGGATATTTTTCTGCTCCTGCATCAAAACATCTCAACTGCTTGCATCACAAATAATTGCatgcaaaatatatataaagtaaTAATTAGGCACTTACATTCTGACAGAATTAAGGAATCTCAGGGATTGGTTAtagttttcttttttaagaacagtaaaacatgttgAATTCTTAGTTTTCAAGCAATTTTCAattgaaaaattactatttggtctttaatataaaaaaactcattagttaatctctcagttttgaaaaatatattaaaatatttcttatattttaaaatttctactAATTAGTTCCTTTGTTAATTTTGGCTACTAAATATtgcaaaaaagtctaaaatgccTTTAATACGGAAGAACTAATTAGTAGGTTTTTTATAAAACCGAAGAACCAACAAATGAATTTTTCCAAATTATgagaactaaatagtaaaacacTTAAAAGCTAAAATTAACAGAAg
This window harbors:
- the LOC110629802 gene encoding LOW QUALITY PROTEIN: phenylacetaldehyde reductase (The sequence of the model RefSeq protein was modified relative to this genomic sequence to represent the inferred CDS: inserted 1 base in 1 codon) yields the protein MSGEGKVAXVTGGSGYIASWLIKFLLQRAYTVKATVRNPNDLKKTAHLLALEGAKERLHLLKADLLQEGSFDAAVDGCEAVFHTASPVSLQANADPQAELVDPAVKGTLNVLRSCAKVPSIKRVIITSSFASLPYNGKILAPDVVVDETWFSDPAVCAKRKLWYQLGKTLAEQAAWEFAKNNKMDFVTIHPVFVLGPLLQPTINSSIEILFNLINGGAQEYPDAYYRSIDVRDVAYAHIQALEIPSASGRYCLIESDVHFSEVLKIVQQHYLTLHLPKKCGSGLNYLTKSGVSKEKAKTLGIDFIPLEVSLKDTIESLKEKGFLSI